From a region of the Rhipicephalus microplus isolate Deutch F79 unplaced genomic scaffold, USDA_Rmic scaffold_13, whole genome shotgun sequence genome:
- the LOC142784011 gene encoding uncharacterized protein LOC142784011 produces the protein MPLLLRILRIQLGIRQQQREVLQEVRQLKHKRKHLLQIGGRGLREIGVNAMKAVLAHDVQVLYSLHGRKGKRAFANLRLCRLVTDVICQKAGCDQAEALNFIKRWLPGSGDRCGGRKRRFREAFVVEQPDDPHSQSADYRLLAAAGFLPSHSSQGLDSTTVTVPPTQPDLQ, from the exons atgc ctctattgctacggatcctgcggatccaacttggcatccggcagcaacaaagagaggttctgcaggaggtgcgacagctgaagcacaag cgcaagcacctcctgcagattgggggacgtggcctccgagaaattggtgtgaatgccatgaaggctgtattggcacatgacgtgcaagtgctgtacagccttcatggcagaaaagggaaaagggcctttgcgaacctgaggctctgtagattagtgacag atgtcatctgccaaaaagcagggtgcgaccaggcggaggccctcaactttattaagaggtggctgccagggtctggtgatcgctgtgggggcaggaagcggcgcttcagagaagcatttgttgtggagcagcccgatgatccccactctcagagtgcagattatcggctgctcgcggcagctggcttcctgcccagccacagcagccagggccttgacagcaccactgtcactgtgcccccaacgcaacctgacctgcagtag